A stretch of Mucilaginibacter terrae DNA encodes these proteins:
- a CDS encoding sigma-54-dependent transcriptional regulator has translation MILKKATVLVVDDDTDVLTAVKLLLKTEVHEIITEKNPENINSILTRNQIDLVLLDMNFNSTMNTGNEGIYWLRKIKEWKPNVCVIMITAYGHIDLAVRSLKEGANDFVVKPWHNERLIETITDLLDKQEGPKKPKIVKNNAGGTEILGESEAMQDIFYKVNKIAPTDANILILGENGTGKDLMAKAIHERSLRANKPFIKVDVGALTDTLFESELFGHKKGAFTDAREDRMGRFEEAEGGTLFLDEIGNISLQQQAKLLTVLQNRQVTRLGNNKPVDINIRLICATNVPLQELANENKFRKDLIYRINTVEITMPALRRRITDVPVLARHFAKMYAAKYMKPSVDFSAQAINRLQSYSFPGNVRELQYTIERAVIMADDTTLQPDDLIFSSLETNIPAVAESEDNVPLSEMEKNAILRVIEKHNGNITRAAKELGLTRTALYRRLNKYDI, from the coding sequence ATGATATTAAAAAAAGCAACAGTATTGGTTGTTGACGATGATACCGACGTGCTAACCGCAGTTAAGCTTTTGCTTAAAACCGAGGTGCATGAAATTATTACCGAAAAGAATCCTGAAAACATAAACTCCATATTAACCCGTAACCAAATTGACTTGGTGCTGCTGGATATGAATTTTAACAGTACCATGAATACCGGTAACGAGGGTATTTACTGGCTGCGTAAAATTAAAGAGTGGAAACCTAATGTTTGCGTAATAATGATCACGGCCTACGGTCATATTGATTTGGCCGTACGCTCGCTTAAAGAAGGTGCTAACGATTTTGTAGTAAAACCATGGCACAACGAACGCCTGATAGAAACCATAACCGACCTGTTAGACAAGCAGGAAGGCCCTAAAAAACCAAAAATAGTAAAAAACAATGCAGGAGGCACCGAGATATTGGGCGAATCGGAAGCCATGCAGGATATATTTTACAAAGTAAATAAGATCGCCCCTACCGATGCTAATATTTTGATTTTGGGCGAAAACGGAACGGGTAAAGACTTGATGGCAAAAGCTATTCACGAGCGTTCGTTACGGGCAAATAAGCCTTTTATTAAGGTTGACGTTGGTGCCCTTACCGATACGCTGTTTGAGAGCGAACTCTTCGGCCATAAAAAAGGTGCCTTTACCGATGCGCGCGAAGATCGCATGGGCCGCTTTGAAGAAGCCGAGGGTGGAACACTGTTTTTAGATGAGATTGGAAATATCTCCCTTCAGCAACAGGCCAAGCTGCTTACCGTACTGCAAAACCGGCAGGTAACCCGTTTGGGAAACAATAAACCGGTAGATATAAATATCCGCCTAATTTGTGCTACCAACGTGCCGTTGCAGGAATTGGCCAACGAAAACAAATTTCGTAAGGATTTGATATATCGCATTAATACCGTTGAAATAACCATGCCTGCACTGCGCCGCCGCATTACCGATGTGCCTGTACTTGCCCGTCATTTTGCTAAAATGTATGCGGCCAAGTATATGAAACCATCGGTTGATTTTAGTGCGCAGGCTATTAATAGATTGCAATCATATAGTTTTCCGGGTAATGTGCGCGAGTTACAGTATACCATTGAGCGCGCCGTAATTATGGCCGATGATACCACCCTGCAACCCGACGACCTTATATTTTCTTCGCTCGAAACGAACATACCGGCAGTTGCCGAATCGGAAGATAATGTGCCTTTGAGCGAAATGGAAAAGAATGCCATTCTACGCGTTATCGAAAAACATAATGGTAATATAACCCGTGCCGCCAAAGAACTCGGGCTAACCCGTACCGCC
- a CDS encoding efflux RND transporter periplasmic adaptor subunit produces the protein MDRIIEKKTWNSKRVMTIAGITAIVALVAGSIYFTSGKSKLNVDTERITISEVSKGSFQEIIPLNGIVMPITTIYLDAVEGGRVEKLFVEDGATMKKGEPILKLANTDLELSLANEETAVFNVLTQMQISHDNARQNTISKLNQMAEVESSLKEADRIYKLNKKLYDQKAIGLQEYQKSENDYLYAVRRKRLTTQILNQDSTAVNQQTKQSKDSYAHMKGTLELMRKKVGDLIVRAPVDGQLTSLDAEIGQSKQKGGRLGQIDVLSGFKVRVDVDEHYITRVFNGQTGEFTLGDKTYKLKIKKVFTQVANGRFQVDMQFVGAMPKDIRRGQSLQIRLALSDETQAVMVPKGGFYQQTGGNWIFKLSEDGKTAYKIDIQLGRQNPDYYEVMQGLKPGDKVVTSSYDTYGDMQELVLK, from the coding sequence GTGGACAGAATAATTGAGAAAAAAACGTGGAACAGTAAACGGGTGATGACCATTGCGGGCATAACCGCCATAGTTGCATTGGTTGCCGGAAGCATATATTTTACATCGGGCAAGAGCAAGCTTAATGTAGATACCGAGCGCATTACTATAAGCGAGGTTAGTAAAGGCTCGTTTCAGGAAATTATACCTTTAAACGGTATTGTGATGCCTATCACTACTATATATTTAGATGCCGTAGAAGGTGGCCGCGTTGAAAAGCTTTTTGTGGAAGATGGTGCCACCATGAAAAAAGGTGAGCCCATTTTAAAACTGGCCAATACCGATTTGGAACTTAGCCTGGCTAATGAAGAAACTGCCGTGTTTAACGTGCTTACCCAAATGCAAATTTCGCATGATAATGCCCGTCAAAATACCATCAGTAAACTGAACCAAATGGCCGAGGTAGAAAGCAGCCTTAAAGAAGCTGACCGTATATATAAACTTAACAAAAAACTGTACGATCAAAAAGCTATAGGTTTACAGGAATACCAGAAATCGGAAAATGACTACTTGTACGCTGTACGCCGCAAACGCTTAACCACGCAAATATTAAATCAGGACTCAACCGCGGTAAATCAGCAAACCAAGCAATCAAAAGACTCATATGCGCACATGAAAGGTACTTTAGAGCTGATGCGCAAAAAGGTAGGCGATTTAATTGTACGTGCACCGGTTGATGGTCAGTTAACCTCATTGGATGCCGAGATTGGCCAAAGCAAACAAAAAGGAGGCCGTTTGGGCCAAATAGATGTATTATCGGGCTTTAAAGTTAGGGTTGATGTTGATGAGCATTACATTACCCGTGTGTTTAACGGCCAAACCGGTGAGTTTACCCTGGGTGATAAAACATACAAGTTGAAAATTAAAAAAGTATTTACGCAGGTGGCTAATGGCCGTTTCCAGGTTGATATGCAGTTTGTGGGCGCTATGCCTAAAGATATTCGCCGCGGACAAAGCTTACAGATACGCCTTGCCCTGAGCGATGAAACACAAGCCGTAATGGTGCCCAAAGGTGGATTTTACCAGCAAACCGGTGGCAACTGGATATTTAAACTGAGCGAAGATGGCAAAACCGCCTATAAAATTGATATACAACTTGGTCGCCAAAATCCAGATTACTATGAAGTGATGCAGGGCTTAAAACCGGGTGACAAGGTGGTAACATCCAGCTACGATACTTATGGCGATATGCAGGAATTGGTTTTAAAATAG